The window GGTATTATATTGATGCGGGGGTGGGTGGGGTTGCAGTTGGCGTCCATACGACTCAGTTTGAAATTCGGGACCCTCAGTTCAATTTATTTGAAAAAGTATTGACCCTCGCGATTGAAGAGATAGAGAAGGCACAAGTTCCGGATTCATTCATAAAAATCGGTGGAATTAGTGGACCGATTGAGCAGGCGATTGAAGAAGCGAAATTTATTAAAGCGATTGGCTATGATCTTGGGTTGTTAAGCATGGGAGGGTTACAAAGTGCTTCCGAGGAAGAGCTACTTAATCGGACTGAAAAAATTGCCGATATTATTCCTGTTATTGGATTTTACTTGCAACCGGCTGTAGGAGGACGTATTCTTTCTTATGATTTTTGGAGAAAGCTTGCTGATATACCTAATATTCATGGTATAAAGATTGCACCTTTTAATCGATATCAATCGCTCGATGTAATAAGAGCAGTATGCCATTCTAAAAGAAATGAAGAAATTGCTATTTATACCGGAAATGATGACAATATCGTAAATGACTTGCTAACGGTCTATCGAATTAATGTAGATGGTAAAAAGATTGAGAAACGGATTGTAGGGGGACTACTCGGACATTGGTCAGTGTGGACGAAAACAGCGGTGGATATTTTTAATAAAATAACAGACACTCGATCAAAAGGCGAGATTCCAAGTGAATTATTAACCTTAGGACAAGAAATTACGGATGCGAATG of the Sporosarcina sp. FSL K6-1508 genome contains:
- a CDS encoding dihydrodipicolinate synthase family protein; translated protein: MLNPAVKKQLQEGTVIPAHPLALTEDRQLDETSQRALTRYYIDAGVGGVAVGVHTTQFEIRDPQFNLFEKVLTLAIEEIEKAQVPDSFIKIGGISGPIEQAIEEAKFIKAIGYDLGLLSMGGLQSASEEELLNRTEKIADIIPVIGFYLQPAVGGRILSYDFWRKLADIPNIHGIKIAPFNRYQSLDVIRAVCHSKRNEEIAIYTGNDDNIVNDLLTVYRINVDGKKIEKRIVGGLLGHWSVWTKTAVDIFNKITDTRSKGEIPSELLTLGQEITDANAAFFDPNNEFKGSIAGINEVLTRQGLLKGRWCLLDKERLSPNQLEEIDRVYIDYPHLHDDVFVKENLANWLKE